The following are encoded together in the Crassostrea angulata isolate pt1a10 unplaced genomic scaffold, ASM2561291v2 HiC_scaffold_93, whole genome shotgun sequence genome:
- the LOC128169070 gene encoding uncharacterized protein LOC128169070, with translation MDLILNLQMVLSTMIQRGVCFIGLLLLYSKTPTAFSLLATSSSVDCDFEINMCGWIIGRNFSSPVGSHLYWNLCPHLPSSNDFKDTCDYNVGLKYADPFARHDTRGSSETDLPLDFHRHGGFVLRSSNQNVEPPYSAQYSTFYTSYILSVDVPVFFLYRCLRYSFSLRGQSTFIVSYLVTEEKSDVIIKEYQANWMGKTKEGWIVGNGSVNLPLKPTFRIMFRVWFRYIGNNAVNVDNVRITEGLCNASCPLDEYRCRSGECLSPSLVCDSRNDCLDGSDEDACDLVSEENPVQLNSSEHEILNTTSVCSECPKNATCISFCPTSCNCNGTAFLCKTHFSLAYSFLVRLSEVTCNILDVSELGRGIFQFEIFSSLISTLNITDDVQIENLIIKNSNVDSIQIPHQVVNHVQFTNIKVNSLSFVTSFMFLHVMGNIPSFSASAFLYMPYVKFEGNDLSSATVIYEMWNRALLSSNNSHNKAVLRNCNIQNTYTTNYVKSSFIDLSHNKLKSFTVSDRTQILLIRNNLLETVVRPYAVTFNTSLKTLDMSFNKIIMLGQGDFTYFFNLLYIDLKSNNISWMHDEIFLELTNLRYLDLSNNLIQTIKQTHFVNLESLQYLYLQKNLLSSIDLESFYSLKNLLVLDMANNKLTSLKGMYFRNLKELRYLYLQNNKFQVSEGMFDGLSSLQVMQVDFFSLCCAKPRNVYDIVCIAPGNEISSCSNLIAVPILNVGIWYIALFAAFGNLVVFCYKLVYQKRQSAQAHFIFTTNLNWADFIMGIYLFIIATANLVYNGRYGLEDFAWRNSYYCTFAGILATVSSETSALLVFLITMDRLIAIKFPFSGRGFTKNGAIFLSLCSWFVALFLALLPIVPMQSNYFDGYYARSGVCISLPLSVVKKSGWQYSMAVFIGLNFLLFFGILIGQIIIFAEVIKVGSNLVSSRKKQREISLTKSLAAIVLTDMCCWIPIGTIGLLTFFGIDVSNEVYDWIIVIVLPINSALNPVIYNFIAFMRHKRRTDLSESNNLKQECAVLKRKLEVLQSMNKGCSCRRKVESVKKEQHSNTEVVDTGSGMETHNHTNGMAVTVIRMDTRL, from the exons ATggatttgattttgaatttacagaTGGTCCTGTCTACTATGATTCAGAGAGGTGTATGCTTCATTGGTCTATTGTTGCTGTACAGCAAAACACCTACTGCCTTCTCATTGCTGGCTACTTCTTCATCAG TTGACTGTGATTTTGAGATAAACATGTGCGGCTGGATTATCGGAAGAAACTTTTCTTCGCCCGTGGGTAGCCATCTCTACTGGAATTTGTGTCCACATCTCCCATCATCCAACGATTTCAAGGACACATGTGATTACAATGTCGGCTTAAAATACGCTGATCCGTTCGCCCGCCATGACACCCGAGGGAGCTCAGAAACAGACCTTCCTTTAG atttccaCAGACATGGCGGCTTCGTTCTGAGATCTAGTAACCAGAATGTCGAGCCCCCGTACAGCGCCCAGTACAGCACGTTCTACACGTCCTACATTCTGAGCGTCGATGTCCCTGTGTTCTTTCTGTACAGGTGTTTACGTTACTCCTTCTCACTGCGTGGACAGTCCACCTTCATCGTGTCGTATCTCGTCACGGAAGAGAaaagtgacgtcataatcaaAGAGTACCAGGCTAATTGGATGGGTAAAACCAAGGAGGGTTGGATCGTTGGAAATGGTAGCGTAAATCTTCCATTGAAACCCACGTTCAGG ATAATGTTTCGAGTCTGGTTCAGATATATCGGTAACAACGCTGTAAATGTCGACAACGTCAGGATAACCGAGGGACTTTGTAATG CGAGCTGTCCTCTTGACGAATATAGGTGTCGTAGTGGAGAATGTCTGTCACCCAGCCTCGTTTGCGATTCCCGCAATGACTGCTTGGATGGTTCAGACGAAGACGcat GCGATTTGGTTTCGGAAGAAAATCCAGTCCAACTAAACTCTTCGGAACACGAAATTTTGAATACCACATCGGTGTGTTCAGAGTGTCCCAAAAACGCCACCTGTATTTCCTTCTGTCCAACGTCTTGCAACTGCAATGGAACTGCCTTCTTATGTAAAACACATTTTTCTCTCGCCTACAGTTTTTTAGTGCGATTGTCAGAAGTGACGTGTAATATCCTTGACGTTTCAGAGTTAGGACGAGGgatatttcaatttgaaattttttcctCGCTCATTTCTACTCTAAATATAACAGACGATGTCCAAATAGAGAATCTTATCATAAAAAACTCCAATGTGGACAGCATCCAAATACCTCACCAAGTTGTAAACCACGTCCAGTTTACAAACATAAAAGTTAATTCCCTGTCATTTGTGACATCTTTCATGTTTTTACATGTGATGGGGAACATTCCCAGTTTCAGTGCCTCTGCCTTCCTATATATGCCTTACGTGAAATTTGAAGGAAATGATCTCTCCTCTGCCACTGTGATCTACGAAATGTGGAACAGAGCCTTGTTATCCTCAAACAACTCTCATAACAAGGCAGTTCTGAGGAACTGTAACATACAGAACACTTACACGACAAACTACGTCAAAAGTAGCTTCATAGATCTGAGCCACAACAAGTTGAAGTCGTTCACAGTGTCTGATCGGACACAAATTCTGCTGATTCGCAACAATCTGCTGGAGACTGTTGTACGACCGTACGCTGTGACCTTTAACACGTCCTTGAAGACCCTTGACATGTCcttcaacaaaataataatgttaGGTCAAGGAGATTTCACCTATTTCTTTAATCTTCTGTACATCGATCTCAAGTCCAACAATATATCCTGGATGCACGATGAAATATTCCTTGAACTCACGAATTTACGCTACTTGGACCTCtctaataatttaattcaaacTATAAAACAAACCCACTTTGTCAATTTAGAAAGTCTTCAATATTTATACTTGCAAAAAAATCTCTTAAGCAGCATTGATTTGGAGTCTTTCTATTCATTGAAAAATCTGCTTGTTCTAGACATGGCAAACAATAAGTTAACTTCCCTTAAAGGTATGTACTTCCGCAATCTGAAGGAACTGAGGTACCTCTACCTGCAGAATAACAAGTTCCAGGTGAGTGAGGGGATGTTTGACGGCCTCTCAAGTCTCCAGGTGATGCAGGTGGACTTCTTCTCTCTCTGCTGTGCAAAACCCAGAAACGTTTACGATATAGTTTGCATAGCTCCTGGAAACGAGATATCTTCTTGTAGTAATCTTATTGCAGTCCCAATCCTTAACGTTGGTATTTGGTACATTGCATTGTTTGCTGCCTTTGGAAACTTAGTTGTGTTTTGTTATAAACTTGTTTACCAAAAAAGACAATCTGCGCAGGCGCACTTTATCTTCACTACTAACTTGAACTGGGCGGACTTTATTATGGGAATTTATCTGTTCATTATTGCCACTGCAAACTTGGTTTACAATGGTCGCTACGGTTTAGAAGACTTTGCATGGAGGAACAGCTACTACTGCACGTTTGCTGGGATTCTAGCTACAGTTTCTAGTGAGACCTCTGCGCTTCTAGTTTTCCTTATCACAATGGACAGACTTATAGCCATCAAGTTCCCTTTCTCGGGGAGGGGGTTCACTAAAAATGGTGCTATTTTTCTGTCTCTTTGTTCTTGGTTCGTTGCTCTGTTTTTGGCCTTGTTACCAATTGTTCCCATGCAGTCCAATTACTTTGACGGTTACTACGCCCGATCAGGTGTCTGTATTTCCCTGCCATTGTCTGTCGTGAAAAAGTCGGGGTGGCAGTATTCGATGGCGGTCTTCATAGGACTAaactttctgttattttttggcattttgaTCGGACAAATCATCATTTTCGCAGAAGTAATCAAAGTCGGAAGTAACCTGGTTTCCTCCAGGAAGAAGCAAAGGGAGATAAGTCTAACCAAGAGTTTGGCCGCCATTGTTCTGACAGATATGTGTTGCTGGATTCCTATCGGGACGATAG GACTGTTGACGTTTTTTGGGATCGACGTTAGCAATGAAGTGTACGACTGGATCATAGTCATTGTTCTCCCCATCAACTCAGCTCTTAATCCGGTCATCTACAACTTTATAGCTTTCATGAGACACAAA CGAAGAACTGATTTATCCGAGTCAAACAACCTGAAGCAGGAGTGTGCCGTTCTAAAACGTAAACTCGAAGTCCTACAG TCAATGAACAAAGGTTGCTCCTGTCGGAGAAAAGTGGAATCAGTGAAAAAAGAGCAACACTCCAACACAGAGGTGGTGGACACGGGCTCAGGAATGGAGACTCACAACCACACCAACGGGATGGCGGTGACCGTCATCAGAATGGACACCCGACTCTGA